In Borrelia parkeri, one DNA window encodes the following:
- a CDS encoding collagen-like triple helix repeat-containing protein — MKRICMVICVLSALGFVACVGPMGPRGLSGPKGRTGQKGFKGHDGRSDVDLLKANYLNLVRVYDANYETFKSRKADFDKIIPFSSDEFNNQFVTEKQRNYVYAGLGYKVSDIEIVKQIVTGFMNIVSNANKRYVNDLLLALRDSAQYVHEVIEIMDAGNDFDLAKLKREINEEDISELNAMLMEMLYRRGSVLDDIKNMLDSTKLFLVNLSILHHIASVRSKLDPIVLFNGKIHKKIYVGDESLKNLRDAIEKKVNNIKQILLP, encoded by the coding sequence ATGAAAAGAATATGTATGGTAATATGCGTTTTAAGTGCCTTAGGATTTGTAGCGTGTGTTGGTCCAATGGGGCCACGTGGGCTGAGTGGGCCTAAAGGACGTACTGGTCAAAAGGGATTTAAAGGGCACGATGGACGAAGTGATGTTGACTTACTCAAGGCAAATTATTTGAATCTTGTAAGAGTCTATGATGCTAATTATGAAACATTTAAGTCAAGAAAGGCTGATTTTGATAAAATTATTCCATTTAGCAGTGATGAATTTAATAATCAATTTGTCACGGAGAAACAAAGAAACTACGTTTATGCTGGTTTAGGGTATAAAGTTTCAGATATTGAGATAGTAAAACAAATCGTAACTGGATTCATGAATATTGTTAGTAATGCTAATAAACGCTATGTTAATGATTTGCTATTAGCTTTAAGAGATAGTGCTCAGTATGTCCATGAAGTCATAGAAATTATGGATGCAGGGAATGATTTCGATTTAGCTAAACTGAAGAGAGAAATTAATGAAGAAGATATTAGTGAACTTAATGCTATGTTAATGGAGATGTTATACAGAAGGGGGAGTGTTCTAGATGATATAAAAAATATGCTAGATTCAACAAAATTGTTTTTAGTCAACCTGTCTATTTTACATCATATCGCAAGTGTTCGATCTAAATTAGACCCAATTGTTCTCTTTAATGGCAAAATTCATAAAAAAATTTATGTGGGTGATGAAAGCTTGAAAAATTTAAGAGATGCAATTGAGAAGAAAGTGAATAACATCAAGCAAATATTATTACCATAG